In the genome of Bradysia coprophila strain Holo2 unplaced genomic scaffold, BU_Bcop_v1 contig_232, whole genome shotgun sequence, one region contains:
- the LOC119076952 gene encoding kinesin-like protein unc-104 isoform X9, which produces MSSVKVAVRVRPFNSREIGRESKCIIEMSGATTAITNPKVPPGTADSIKRFNFDYSYWSHDPKDLEFSTQGMVYRDIGEEMLQHSFDGYNVCIFAYGQTGAGKSYTMMGRQEIEGQEGIIPMLCKDLFRRIQDDASNDLKFNVEVSYMEIYCERVRDLLNPKNKGNLKVREHPLLGPYVEDLSKLAVTSYEDIHDLIDEGNKARTVAATNMNETSSRSHAVFTIFFTQQRHDQMTDLVTEKVSKISLVDLAGSERADSTGAKGTRLKEGANINKSLTTLGKVISALAEVSASRNKKSKKADFIPYRDSVLTWLLRENLGGNSKTAMIAAISPADINYDETLSTLRYADRAKQIVCKAVVNEDANAKLIRELKEEIQKLRELLKAEGIEVQEEDDSQKTDCIIKDNVISPSKGRTRNGSSTDMAVDQLQASEKLIAELNETWEDKLKRTEQIRLQREAVFAEMGVAVKEDGITVGVFSPKKTPHLVNLNEDPNLSECLLYYIKDGITRLGTSESNLPQDIQLSGSYILKEHCTFENRNGVVTLIPHKDALVYLNGRQLVDPEVLTTGSRVILGKNHVFRFTHPEQAREIREKVNEIPEAGGETADWNFAHCELLEKQGIDLKAEMKKRLVALEEQFKREKMQADQEFEEQRKSYEARIDALQKQVEEQSMTMSMYSSYSPEDFHPEEDIFVNPLFESCWTAREAGLAAWAFRKWRYHQFTSLRDDLWGNAIFLKEANAISVELKKKVQFQFTLLTDTLYSPLPPELAPAALTPVPSDEEFSTPPVPKTIVAVEVTDTKNGATHYWTLDKLNYRLELMRHIYNAESPPSIVDGASQLESGNQELSATSAAGGNNNNNQLLQCITDCANASRLSLINLLPSRQRLELMREMYHNEAELSPTSPDYNVESLTGGDPFYDRFPWFRMVGRSFIYLSNLLYPVPLVHKVAIVNERGDVRGYLRIAVQPVMDEESIDFNNGVKQSAKIVFGEEMPKPKTRSLANEKDERYIEGGECKIEGRKLELEDADSGRGDSSVSSELQEAVEDDNEHLQIGKEFTFRVTVLQATGIAAEYADIFCQFNFLHRHEEAFSTEPVKNSGSGAPLGFYHVQNITVPITKSFIDYLKTKPIMFKIFGHYQHHPLHKDAKQEFQARPPPRRMLPPSIPISQPVRSPKFGPLPCPPSSTVLAKHDVLVWFEICELAPNGEYVPSVVEHSDDLPCRGLFLLHQGIQRRIRITIVHEPTPEVKWKDIRELVVGRIRNTPEPADEFDDDSCVLSLGLFPGEVMEVPGDDRSFFRFEAAWDSSLHNSSLLNRVTQTGETIYITLSAYLELENCARPAIVTKDLSMVIYGRDARTGPRSLKHLFSGQYRNPEANRLSGVYELSLRRASEAGSPGVQRRQRRVLDTSSTYVRGEENLHGWRPRGDSLIFDHQWELEKLTRLEEVGRVRHLLQLRERLGMDTNPNPTTKTEKDVCNLAARASSSPVHLVIPPSPQTPVKDHQPIVPDRDYTQKEQELMLKCVNLIQGRIGCGKQDCVESSNNTLQVDASPGDEGCADMNMSYLSGNSIELCSPDRVDMPNGWEAPAPALQPTLPLRLYVPELEEIRVSPVVARKGYLNVLEHGGSGWKKRWVTVRRPYVFIYRSEKDPVERAVLNLGTAQVECSEDQAAMVKIPNTFSFGFCSVVTKHRGYLLQTLGDKEVHDWLYAINPLLAGQIRSRLARKNLDSAQQQQQQLQQAQTALCDNK; this is translated from the exons ATGTCGTCTGTTAAGGTGGCGGTACGTGTGCGTCCATTTAACTCTCGTGAAATTGGACGAGAGTCAAAATGCATCATCGAAATGAGTGGAGCTACCACCG CCATTACAAATCCAAAAGTTCCTCCTGGAACGGCTGACTCAATTAAACGATTTAACTTTGACTACTCTTACTGGTCACATGAT CCAAAAGACTTGGAATTTTCCACCCAAGGAATGGTTTATCGGGACATTGGTGAAGAAATGTTGCAACATTCGTTCGATG GATATAACGTTTGCATATTCGCTTATGGACAAACTGGTGCAGGAAAGTCATACACAATGATGGGTAGACAAGAGATCGAAGGACAAGAAGGAATTATTCCGATGCTATGTAAAGATTTGTTTAGACGAATACAGGACGACGCTTCGaatgatttgaaatttaat GTCGAAGTTTCGTACATGGAAATTTACTGCGAACGCGTTCGAGATCTATTAAATCCCAAAAATAAAGGCAATCTAAAAGTTCGAGAGCATCCATTACTCGGACCGTATGTGGAGGACTTATCGAAATTGGCGGTGACATCTTATGAAGACATTCACGATTTGATAGACGAAGGCAATAAAGCTAGAACAGTAGCAGCGACAAATATGAACGAGACCAGTTCTCGTTCGCATGCAGTattcacaatattttttacacaaCAAAGACACGACCAAATGACCGATCTGGTCACCGAAAAG GTCTCGAAAATTAGCTTGGTTGATTTGGCTGGATCGGAAAGAGCTGATTCAACTGGTGCAAAGGGAACGCGTTTGAAGGAAGGTGCAAACATTAACAAAAGTCTGACAACGTTGGGTAAAGTCATATCGGCACTAGCAGAAGTT TCT GCATCGAGgaataaaaaatcgaaaaaagcTGACTTTATACCATATCGAGATTCTGTCTTAACATGGCTACTTCGCGAAAATCTTGGTGGCAATTCCAAGACTGCCATGATTGCTGCAATATCACCAGCTGATATAAACTATGACGAAACATTAAGCACGCTAAG ATACGCTGATCGTGCTAAACAAATTGTTTGCAAAGCTGTGGTCAACGAAGACGCAAACGCTAAACTCATTCGTGAACTCAAAGAAGAAATACAAAAACTCCGAGAACTGCTCAAAGCTGAAGGAATCGAGGTTCAAGAAG AAGACGATAGTCAAAAGACCGACTGCATCATCAAGGATAATGTCATTTCGCCCAGCAAAGGACGAACCAGAAACGGTTCCAGCACTGACATGGCTGTTGATCAGCTGCAAGCCAGTGAAAAACTGATTGCCGAGCTAAATGAAACGTGGGAGGATAAGCTTAAACGTACCGAACAAATTCGATTGCAACGCGAAGCAGTTTTTGCTGAAATGGGTGTTGCTGTCAAAGAAGATGGTATCACGGTTGGCGTATTTTCGCCGAAGAAAACACCACATCTTGTGAACTTGAACGAAGATCCGAATTTATCCGAGTGTTTACTGTACTACATAAAGGACGGCATCACGCGATTGGGAACGTCCGAATCGAATCTGCCGCAAGACATTCAACTGTCCGGATCGTACATTCTCAAAGAGCATTGTACGTTTGAGAATCGAAACGGTGTCGTTACATTGATACCGCACAAGGATGCGCTGGTTTATTTGAATGGCAGGCAATTGGTCGATCCCGAAGTTCTGACAACTGGATCGCGTGTTATTTTGGGCAAGAATCATGTTTTTCGATTCACTCATCCGGAACAAGCCCGCGAGATTCGCGAAAAAGTCAATGAAATACCGGAAGCCGGAGGTGAAACGGCTGATTGGAATTTTGCACATTGTGAACTTTTGGAGAAACAGGGCATCGATTTGAAAGCAGAAATGAAAAAACGATTGGTCGCATTGGAGGAACAATTTAAACGTGAGAAAATGCAGGCGGATCAAGAGTTCGAAGAGCAGAGAAAG TCGTATGAGGCACGAATCGACGCCTTACAGAAACAAGTGGAAGAGCAATCGATGACCATGTCAATGTACAGCAGCTACAGCCCAGAAGATTTTCATCCCGAAGAAGATATTTTCG TCAATCCactgttcgaatcgtgttggACAGCTCGTGAAGCCGGTCTTGCTGCTTGGGCATTCCGCAAATGGCGTTACCATCAATTCACATCACTCAGAGATGACTTGTGGGGCAATGCAATATTCCTGAAGGAGGCAAATGCAATATCcgtcgaattgaagaaaaaagttcAATTCCAATTCACTCTGCTAACTGACACTCTCTATTCACCGCTACCACCGGAACTGGCACCAGCAGCGCTAACACCTGTTCCGAGTGACGAAGAATTTAGTACGCCACCGGTTCCGAAGACGATTGTTGCCGTCGAAGTTACTGATACCAAGAATGGGGCAACGCATTATTGGACTTTGGATAAATTGAA TTACCGGCTAGAACTAATGCGACACATTTACAACGCTGAAAGTCCACCGTCAATAGTGGATGGTGCGTCGCAATTGGAGTCTGGAAATCAAGAATTATCCGCAACTAGTGCTGCTGGtggcaataataataataatcagcTATTGCAATGCATAACCGACTGTGCCAATGCGTCAAGATTATCTCTGATAAATCTTTTACCTTCTAG ACAACGCTTAGAGCTGATGCGAGAAATGTACCATAACGAAGCCGAACTATCACCAACATCACCAGACTACAACGTTGAAAGTTTAACCGGTGGGGATCCATTCTACGATCGGTTTCCGTGGTTCCGCATGGTCGGACGTTCGTTCATTTATTTGAGCAATTTGTTGTATCCTGTTCCACTGGTGCACAAAGTAGCTATCGTCAATGAACGAGGTGACGTTCGAGGCTACTTACGGATTGCTGTGCAACCTGTTATG GATGAGGAAAGCATTGACTTTAACAACGGTGTGAAGCAATctgcaaaaattgtttttggcgAAGAAATGCCCAAACCCAAAACCAGATCTTTGGCTAATGAAAAAGACGAACGTTACATTGAAGGAGGTGAATGCAAAATTGAAGGTAGAA aATTGGAATTGGAAGATGCTGATTCTGGACGTGGCGACTCGAGTGTATCGTCTGAACTTCAAGAAGCTGTTGAAGATGATAATGAACACTTGCAAATTGGAAAGGAATTCACGTTCCGTGTTACTGTACTTCAGGCCACTGGCATTGCAGCAGAATATGCGGATATTTTCTGTCAATTCAA TTTCTTGCATCGTCACGAAGAGGCATTCTCAACAGAGCCGGTGAAAAATTCTGGTTCCGGTGCTCCACTTGGATTCTATCACGTTCAAAAT ATAACGGTTCCGATAACGAAATCATTCATTGACTACCTAAAAACCAAACCGATCATGTTCAAAATCTTCGGCCATTATCAACATCATCCACTGCACAAAGATGCAAAACAAGAATTCCAGGCACGACCACCTCCACGACGAATGTTACCGCCCAGCATTCCCATCAGTCAACCAGTTCGCAGTCCCAAATTTGGCCCATTACCATGCCCACCATCATCAACAGTACTAGCAAAACATGACGTTCTTGTGTGGTTCGAAATCTGTGAACTTGCACCGAACGGTGAATATGTTCCATCTGTGGTCGAGCACAGTGACGATCTTCCATGCCGTGGACTATTTCTATTGCATCAAGGCATTCAGCGTCGTATTCGCATCACCATCGTACATGAACCGACACCGGAAGTGAAATGGAAGGACATTCGAGAATTGGTTGTTGGACGCATTCGTAATACACCCGAACCGGCCGATGAATTTGATGATGATTCGTGTGTATTGTCGCTTGGTCTGTTTCCTGGTGAAGTTATGGAAGTGCCTGGAGATGATAG GTCATTTTTCCGATTTGAAGCAGCCTGGGACAGTAGCTTGCATAATTCAAGTTTACTCAATAGAGTTACACAAACCGGGGAAACTATTTACATTACATTAAGCGCTTACTTAGAG TTGGAAAATTGTGCTCGGCCTGCTATTGTCACCAAAGATCTGAGTATGGTCATTTATGGACGCGACGCTCGAACAGGACCAAGATCATTGAAACATCTGTTTTCGGGACAATATCGCAATCCGGAAGCCAATCGATTGTCGGGCGTTTATGAACTCTCATTGAGGAGGGCATCTGAAGCAGGTAGTCCAG GAGTCCAAAGACGTCAACGCCGAGTATTAGACACAAGTTCCACATATGTTCGAGGTGAAGAAAACCTTCATGGTTGGAGACCAAGAGGAGACTCACTGATTTTCGACCATCAA TGGGAACTTGAAAAATTGACACGTTTGGAAGAGGTTGGTCGAGTGCGTCACTTACTTCAATTGCGCGAACGACTCGGCATGGACACAAATCCAAATCCAACCACAAAAACAGAGAAAGATGTTTGCAATTTAGCTGCACGAGCATCGTCGTCACCCGTACATTTAGTTATTCCGCCGTCACCACAAACACCCGTCAAAGACCATCAACCAATTGTACCCGACCGAGACTACACACAAAAAGAACAGGAATTGATGCTGAAATGCGTGAATTTGATACAAGGACGCATTGGTTGTGGCAAACAGGATTGCGTTGAATCATCAAACAACACATTGCAAGTGGATGCATCGCCCGGTGATGAAGGATGCGCTGATATGAACATGAGTTATTTGTCTGGAAATTCGATAGAATTATGCTCGCCGGATCGTGTAGATATGCCAAACGGCTGGGAAGCGCCAGCACCGGCTCTGCAACCAACATTACCGTTACGACTGTATGTACCGGAATTGGAAGAAATTCGAGTCAGTCCGGTTGTTGCTAGAAAGGGATATTTGAACGTATTGGAACATGGCGGTTCCGGATGGAAAAAGCGATGGGTG ACGGTTCGTCGTCCTTATGTCTTCATCTATCGATCCGAAAAAGATCCTGTTGAACGGGCAGTATTGAATTTGGGCACAGCACAAGTGGAATGCAGTGAAGATCAGGCAGCTATGGTCaagattccaaacacattcaG TTTTGGATTTTGTAGTGTTGTGACCAAACATCGTGGCTATTTGCTACAAACATTGGGTGATAAAGAAGTGCACGACTGGCTGTATGCCATCAATCCATTATTGGCTGGACAAATTCG GTCACGATTGGCCCGGAAAAACTTAGACTCcgcacaacaacaacagcaacaacttCAACAAGCACAGACAGCACTGTGCGACAACAAATGA
- the LOC119076952 gene encoding kinesin-like protein unc-104 isoform X10, with product MSSVKVAVRVRPFNSREIGRESKCIIEMSGATTAITNPKVPPGTADSIKRFNFDYSYWSHDPKDLEFSTQGMVYRDIGEEMLQHSFDGYNVCIFAYGQTGAGKSYTMMGRQEIEGQEGIIPMLCKDLFRRIQDDASNDLKFNVEVSYMEIYCERVRDLLNPKNKGNLKVREHPLLGPYVEDLSKLAVTSYEDIHDLIDEGNKARTVAATNMNETSSRSHAVFTIFFTQQRHDQMTDLVTEKVSKISLVDLAGSERADSTGAKGTRLKEGANINKSLTTLGKVISALAEVSASRNKKSKKADFIPYRDSVLTWLLRENLGGNSKTAMIAAISPADINYDETLSTLRYADRAKQIVCKAVVNEDANAKLIRELKEEIQKLRELLKAEGIEVQEDDSQKTDCIIKDNVISPSKGRTRNGSSTDMAVDQLQASEKLIAELNETWEDKLKRTEQIRLQREAVFAEMGVAVKEDGITVGVFSPKKTPHLVNLNEDPNLSECLLYYIKDGITRLGTSESNLPQDIQLSGSYILKEHCTFENRNGVVTLIPHKDALVYLNGRQLVDPEVLTTGSRVILGKNHVFRFTHPEQAREIREKVNEIPEAGGETADWNFAHCELLEKQGIDLKAEMKKRLVALEEQFKREKMQADQEFEEQRKSYEARIDALQKQVEEQSMTMSMYSSYSPEDFHPEEDIFVNPLFESCWTAREAGLAAWAFRKWRYHQFTSLRDDLWGNAIFLKEANAISVELKKKVQFQFTLLTDTLYSPLPPELAPAALTPVPSDEEFSTPPVPKTIVAVEVTDTKNGATHYWTLDKLNYRLELMRHIYNAESPPSIVDGASQLESGNQELSATSAAGGNNNNNQLLQCITDCANASRLSLINLLPSRQRLELMREMYHNEAELSPTSPDYNVESLTGGDPFYDRFPWFRMVGRSFIYLSNLLYPVPLVHKVAIVNERGDVRGYLRIAVQPVMDEESIDFNNGVKQSAKIVFGEEMPKPKTRSLANEKDERYIEGGECKIEGRKLELEDADSGRGDSSVSSELQEAVEDDNEHLQIGKEFTFRVTVLQATGIAAEYADIFCQFNFLHRHEEAFSTEPVKNSGSGAPLGFYHVQNITVPITKSFIDYLKTKPIMFKIFGHYQHHPLHKDAKQEFQARPPPRRMLPPSIPISQPVRSPKFGPLPCPPSSTVLAKHDVLVWFEICELAPNGEYVPSVVEHSDDLPCRGLFLLHQGIQRRIRITIVHEPTPEVKWKDIRELVVGRIRNTPEPADEFDDDSCVLSLGLFPGEVMEVPGDDRSFFRFEAAWDSSLHNSSLLNRVTQTGETIYITLSAYLELENCARPAIVTKDLSMVIYGRDARTGPRSLKHLFSGQYRNPEANRLSGVYELSLRRASEAGSPGVQRRQRRVLDTSSTYVRGEENLHGWRPRGDSLIFDHQWELEKLTRLEEVGRVRHLLQLRERLGMDTNPNPTTKTEKDVCNLAARASSSPVHLVIPPSPQTPVKDHQPIVPDRDYTQKEQELMLKCVNLIQGRIGCGKQDCVESSNNTLQVDASPGDEGCADMNMSYLSGNSIELCSPDRVDMPNGWEAPAPALQPTLPLRLYVPELEEIRVSPVVARKGYLNVLEHGGSGWKKRWVTVRRPYVFIYRSEKDPVERAVLNLGTAQVECSEDQAAMVKIPNTFSFGFCSVVTKHRGYLLQTLGDKEVHDWLYAINPLLAGQIRSRLARKNLDSAQQQQQQLQQAQTALCDNK from the exons ATGTCGTCTGTTAAGGTGGCGGTACGTGTGCGTCCATTTAACTCTCGTGAAATTGGACGAGAGTCAAAATGCATCATCGAAATGAGTGGAGCTACCACCG CCATTACAAATCCAAAAGTTCCTCCTGGAACGGCTGACTCAATTAAACGATTTAACTTTGACTACTCTTACTGGTCACATGAT CCAAAAGACTTGGAATTTTCCACCCAAGGAATGGTTTATCGGGACATTGGTGAAGAAATGTTGCAACATTCGTTCGATG GATATAACGTTTGCATATTCGCTTATGGACAAACTGGTGCAGGAAAGTCATACACAATGATGGGTAGACAAGAGATCGAAGGACAAGAAGGAATTATTCCGATGCTATGTAAAGATTTGTTTAGACGAATACAGGACGACGCTTCGaatgatttgaaatttaat GTCGAAGTTTCGTACATGGAAATTTACTGCGAACGCGTTCGAGATCTATTAAATCCCAAAAATAAAGGCAATCTAAAAGTTCGAGAGCATCCATTACTCGGACCGTATGTGGAGGACTTATCGAAATTGGCGGTGACATCTTATGAAGACATTCACGATTTGATAGACGAAGGCAATAAAGCTAGAACAGTAGCAGCGACAAATATGAACGAGACCAGTTCTCGTTCGCATGCAGTattcacaatattttttacacaaCAAAGACACGACCAAATGACCGATCTGGTCACCGAAAAG GTCTCGAAAATTAGCTTGGTTGATTTGGCTGGATCGGAAAGAGCTGATTCAACTGGTGCAAAGGGAACGCGTTTGAAGGAAGGTGCAAACATTAACAAAAGTCTGACAACGTTGGGTAAAGTCATATCGGCACTAGCAGAAGTT TCT GCATCGAGgaataaaaaatcgaaaaaagcTGACTTTATACCATATCGAGATTCTGTCTTAACATGGCTACTTCGCGAAAATCTTGGTGGCAATTCCAAGACTGCCATGATTGCTGCAATATCACCAGCTGATATAAACTATGACGAAACATTAAGCACGCTAAG ATACGCTGATCGTGCTAAACAAATTGTTTGCAAAGCTGTGGTCAACGAAGACGCAAACGCTAAACTCATTCGTGAACTCAAAGAAGAAATACAAAAACTCCGAGAACTGCTCAAAGCTGAAGGAATCGAGGTTCAAGAAG ACGATAGTCAAAAGACCGACTGCATCATCAAGGATAATGTCATTTCGCCCAGCAAAGGACGAACCAGAAACGGTTCCAGCACTGACATGGCTGTTGATCAGCTGCAAGCCAGTGAAAAACTGATTGCCGAGCTAAATGAAACGTGGGAGGATAAGCTTAAACGTACCGAACAAATTCGATTGCAACGCGAAGCAGTTTTTGCTGAAATGGGTGTTGCTGTCAAAGAAGATGGTATCACGGTTGGCGTATTTTCGCCGAAGAAAACACCACATCTTGTGAACTTGAACGAAGATCCGAATTTATCCGAGTGTTTACTGTACTACATAAAGGACGGCATCACGCGATTGGGAACGTCCGAATCGAATCTGCCGCAAGACATTCAACTGTCCGGATCGTACATTCTCAAAGAGCATTGTACGTTTGAGAATCGAAACGGTGTCGTTACATTGATACCGCACAAGGATGCGCTGGTTTATTTGAATGGCAGGCAATTGGTCGATCCCGAAGTTCTGACAACTGGATCGCGTGTTATTTTGGGCAAGAATCATGTTTTTCGATTCACTCATCCGGAACAAGCCCGCGAGATTCGCGAAAAAGTCAATGAAATACCGGAAGCCGGAGGTGAAACGGCTGATTGGAATTTTGCACATTGTGAACTTTTGGAGAAACAGGGCATCGATTTGAAAGCAGAAATGAAAAAACGATTGGTCGCATTGGAGGAACAATTTAAACGTGAGAAAATGCAGGCGGATCAAGAGTTCGAAGAGCAGAGAAAG TCGTATGAGGCACGAATCGACGCCTTACAGAAACAAGTGGAAGAGCAATCGATGACCATGTCAATGTACAGCAGCTACAGCCCAGAAGATTTTCATCCCGAAGAAGATATTTTCG TCAATCCactgttcgaatcgtgttggACAGCTCGTGAAGCCGGTCTTGCTGCTTGGGCATTCCGCAAATGGCGTTACCATCAATTCACATCACTCAGAGATGACTTGTGGGGCAATGCAATATTCCTGAAGGAGGCAAATGCAATATCcgtcgaattgaagaaaaaagttcAATTCCAATTCACTCTGCTAACTGACACTCTCTATTCACCGCTACCACCGGAACTGGCACCAGCAGCGCTAACACCTGTTCCGAGTGACGAAGAATTTAGTACGCCACCGGTTCCGAAGACGATTGTTGCCGTCGAAGTTACTGATACCAAGAATGGGGCAACGCATTATTGGACTTTGGATAAATTGAA TTACCGGCTAGAACTAATGCGACACATTTACAACGCTGAAAGTCCACCGTCAATAGTGGATGGTGCGTCGCAATTGGAGTCTGGAAATCAAGAATTATCCGCAACTAGTGCTGCTGGtggcaataataataataatcagcTATTGCAATGCATAACCGACTGTGCCAATGCGTCAAGATTATCTCTGATAAATCTTTTACCTTCTAG ACAACGCTTAGAGCTGATGCGAGAAATGTACCATAACGAAGCCGAACTATCACCAACATCACCAGACTACAACGTTGAAAGTTTAACCGGTGGGGATCCATTCTACGATCGGTTTCCGTGGTTCCGCATGGTCGGACGTTCGTTCATTTATTTGAGCAATTTGTTGTATCCTGTTCCACTGGTGCACAAAGTAGCTATCGTCAATGAACGAGGTGACGTTCGAGGCTACTTACGGATTGCTGTGCAACCTGTTATG GATGAGGAAAGCATTGACTTTAACAACGGTGTGAAGCAATctgcaaaaattgtttttggcgAAGAAATGCCCAAACCCAAAACCAGATCTTTGGCTAATGAAAAAGACGAACGTTACATTGAAGGAGGTGAATGCAAAATTGAAGGTAGAA aATTGGAATTGGAAGATGCTGATTCTGGACGTGGCGACTCGAGTGTATCGTCTGAACTTCAAGAAGCTGTTGAAGATGATAATGAACACTTGCAAATTGGAAAGGAATTCACGTTCCGTGTTACTGTACTTCAGGCCACTGGCATTGCAGCAGAATATGCGGATATTTTCTGTCAATTCAA TTTCTTGCATCGTCACGAAGAGGCATTCTCAACAGAGCCGGTGAAAAATTCTGGTTCCGGTGCTCCACTTGGATTCTATCACGTTCAAAAT ATAACGGTTCCGATAACGAAATCATTCATTGACTACCTAAAAACCAAACCGATCATGTTCAAAATCTTCGGCCATTATCAACATCATCCACTGCACAAAGATGCAAAACAAGAATTCCAGGCACGACCACCTCCACGACGAATGTTACCGCCCAGCATTCCCATCAGTCAACCAGTTCGCAGTCCCAAATTTGGCCCATTACCATGCCCACCATCATCAACAGTACTAGCAAAACATGACGTTCTTGTGTGGTTCGAAATCTGTGAACTTGCACCGAACGGTGAATATGTTCCATCTGTGGTCGAGCACAGTGACGATCTTCCATGCCGTGGACTATTTCTATTGCATCAAGGCATTCAGCGTCGTATTCGCATCACCATCGTACATGAACCGACACCGGAAGTGAAATGGAAGGACATTCGAGAATTGGTTGTTGGACGCATTCGTAATACACCCGAACCGGCCGATGAATTTGATGATGATTCGTGTGTATTGTCGCTTGGTCTGTTTCCTGGTGAAGTTATGGAAGTGCCTGGAGATGATAG GTCATTTTTCCGATTTGAAGCAGCCTGGGACAGTAGCTTGCATAATTCAAGTTTACTCAATAGAGTTACACAAACCGGGGAAACTATTTACATTACATTAAGCGCTTACTTAGAG TTGGAAAATTGTGCTCGGCCTGCTATTGTCACCAAAGATCTGAGTATGGTCATTTATGGACGCGACGCTCGAACAGGACCAAGATCATTGAAACATCTGTTTTCGGGACAATATCGCAATCCGGAAGCCAATCGATTGTCGGGCGTTTATGAACTCTCATTGAGGAGGGCATCTGAAGCAGGTAGTCCAG GAGTCCAAAGACGTCAACGCCGAGTATTAGACACAAGTTCCACATATGTTCGAGGTGAAGAAAACCTTCATGGTTGGAGACCAAGAGGAGACTCACTGATTTTCGACCATCAA TGGGAACTTGAAAAATTGACACGTTTGGAAGAGGTTGGTCGAGTGCGTCACTTACTTCAATTGCGCGAACGACTCGGCATGGACACAAATCCAAATCCAACCACAAAAACAGAGAAAGATGTTTGCAATTTAGCTGCACGAGCATCGTCGTCACCCGTACATTTAGTTATTCCGCCGTCACCACAAACACCCGTCAAAGACCATCAACCAATTGTACCCGACCGAGACTACACACAAAAAGAACAGGAATTGATGCTGAAATGCGTGAATTTGATACAAGGACGCATTGGTTGTGGCAAACAGGATTGCGTTGAATCATCAAACAACACATTGCAAGTGGATGCATCGCCCGGTGATGAAGGATGCGCTGATATGAACATGAGTTATTTGTCTGGAAATTCGATAGAATTATGCTCGCCGGATCGTGTAGATATGCCAAACGGCTGGGAAGCGCCAGCACCGGCTCTGCAACCAACATTACCGTTACGACTGTATGTACCGGAATTGGAAGAAATTCGAGTCAGTCCGGTTGTTGCTAGAAAGGGATATTTGAACGTATTGGAACATGGCGGTTCCGGATGGAAAAAGCGATGGGTG ACGGTTCGTCGTCCTTATGTCTTCATCTATCGATCCGAAAAAGATCCTGTTGAACGGGCAGTATTGAATTTGGGCACAGCACAAGTGGAATGCAGTGAAGATCAGGCAGCTATGGTCaagattccaaacacattcaG TTTTGGATTTTGTAGTGTTGTGACCAAACATCGTGGCTATTTGCTACAAACATTGGGTGATAAAGAAGTGCACGACTGGCTGTATGCCATCAATCCATTATTGGCTGGACAAATTCG GTCACGATTGGCCCGGAAAAACTTAGACTCcgcacaacaacaacagcaacaacttCAACAAGCACAGACAGCACTGTGCGACAACAAATGA